A window of Equus caballus isolate H_3958 breed thoroughbred chromosome 10, TB-T2T, whole genome shotgun sequence contains these coding sequences:
- the LOC100062768 gene encoding N-formyl peptide receptor 2, with protein METNFSVPLNGSNVRPHQPPGYAVVNILSLVVLGITFVLGILGNGLVIWVAGFRMARTVTTLCYLNLAIADFSFTTTIPFLMVSMAMGKQWPFGWFLCKLVHIVVDINLFGSVFLIAFIALDRCICVLHPIWAQNHRTVGLATKLIMGPWILALILTSQIFLFFTTKSDGKGNTLCTFSFESWGNTTDEKRKITVTVLTVRGIIRFIIGFSMPMSIVAICYGLIAAKMHKKGMIKSSHPLRVLTAVVASFFLCWFPFQLFALLGTVWIKEIYFEGKHKIIILLINLTSSLAFFNSCLNPILYVFVGRDFRKKLIHSLPASLERALSEDSAQTSDTITKSSSSPAEVQLQAM; from the coding sequence ATGGAAACCAACTTCTCCGTCCCTCTGAATGGATCCAATGTGAGGCCCCATCAGCCTCCTGGCTACGCTGTTGTGAATATCCTCTCATTGGTGGTGCTTGGGATCACTTTTGTCCTCGGAATCCTGGGCAATGGGCTTGTGATCTGGGTGGCTGGATTCCGGATGGCACGCACAGTCACCACCCTCTGTTACCTGAACTTGGCCATAGCTGACTTCTCTTTCACTACTACCATTCCCTTCCTCATGGTCTCAATGGCCATGGGAAAACAATGGCCTTTTGGCTGGTTCCTATGCAAGTTAGTTCACATCGTGGTGGACATCAACCTGTTTGGGAGTGTCTTCCTAATTGCTTTCATTGCTCTAGACCGCTGTATTTGTGTCCTGCATCCAATCTGGGCCCAAAACCACCGCACTGTAGGTCTGGCTACAAAACTGATCATGGGACCCTGGATTCTTGCTCTAATCCTCACCTCacaaattttcctcttcttcactaCAAAAAGTGATGGGAAAGGGAATACACTCTGTACTTTCAGCTTCGAATCCTGGGGTAACACCACTGATGAGAAGAGGAAGATAACCGTCACCGTGTTGACAGTCAGAGGGATCATCCGGTTTATCATTGGCTTCAGTATGCCGATGTCCATCGTCGCAATCTGCTATGGCCTCATTGCTGCCAAGATGCACAAAAAAGGCATGATTAAATCCAGCCACCCCTTACGGGTCCTCACTGCTGTtgtggcttctttctttctctgttggtTCCCCTTTCAACTGTTTGCCCTTCTTGGCACAGTCTGgatcaaagaaatatattttgaaggtaagCACAAAATCATTATTCTCCTTATTAACCTAACGAGCTCCCTGGCCTTCTTCAACAGCTGCCTCAACCCAATACTCTATGTCTTCGTGGGTCGAGACTTCCGAAAGAAACTGATCCACTCCCTGCCAGCCAGTCTGGAGAGGGCCCTGAGTGAGGACTCAGCCCAGACCAGTGACACAATAACCAAATCTTCTTCATCCCCTGCAGAAGTCCAGTTACAGGCAATGTGA